aaataaagatttaaaatatatatatattagtactACATACTACTAATTATATTTATGTGCAGGATGTTAACTACATGTGGGTTAGAAATATTACCTCAGAGGCAGACTGACACCACCCactcctgacagagagagagagaacaatcgTTCAGCAGTAACAGTGTCCTACTTACAGTAGCATGTAAACACAATGACCCTGTTCTAACCATGGAACATTAAGCATCAGCATCACTGCTCTTCACACACTCCATACTGCTCTCTACAGCTCAGTGGTTGATGGCAAATATAACTCCCCCCATCTCTCGAAGTTTACAATATCACTTCCCCTTCCATCTCTCTTGAGTTTTTATAGTACAAAACAAATCGAGCTCTCTGACTCTGAGTTTAAATACTGGAGGGGACAATTTGCCTAATGAAAGTGTTAAAATATGCTAGTGAGCTCAAAGACAAGCATGATGTTATTCATATTATTGTTATTGGTCAATATCACTCCCCCAACTTTCTGACTCTTGAGTTTAAACGCCCGAGGGAACAATTTGCCTAATGAAAGTGTTAAAATTAATCTAGTGAGTGCAAAGACAAGCATGATGTTATtaatatcaacaacaaaaaatccagtATTCATTGTTGGACAGATAGTTATTTCAGTACAGTATATGCTGCCTTTTCAAACTTTTGACTCACAACCTTTCATTGCTTTTAGAAAGTAGTCCAGGGTAGTAGGTCGGTGTGTCTAAAAGACATGTAGGCAGAACTTTGATTGGCAAACTGTCAGAGAGTTAGTGGAAGTGTCTGGTTGCATCCTAATAGTCTCTCCTTTCTCCCAAAGTGtacacttgttcacttcccttcatggatttgaaaggaaatgactggtatattaaactccctctagcccatgcctacaccaatccaatgcGTTTACATTTGTTGAAAGTAATGAAccagtgcacacttcaggagggaggagggattaTTGGGACAAACCATATAGACGGCGTTGGCTGACAAACGTCACAAGAATGATGCGCGCGCATCGATGTGGCCTGAAGCAGTGTGTTTTTATGATTATGAGCGGTCAGATAACTAGCAACAATGGCTAAAAGCTACCTTGTGGGGAACCGTAGGATGCTTGTTTCAGCTATTTTATCTTGTTGATACCGTGTCTTGTTATGAGGTGTTTTGACAGATTTTCAGTCAATTCTAATATGGCAAAAATTCACTAGCTAGTTAACCAGCAACTCTTaatgatgtatttgagagacaggtgctcattgtgcaaattaATTAATGTTTTCAATTAACATTTGGaaacaaaatatagtttacatgttgtcagcaATTTAAGCCGACccccgtctgttttgccccatagttgcgcactCAACGTTTTTGTTAGAGTGGAGAATATGTTTACACATAATCCAGATTTTGGAGGAGATTGTGCAAAGcccagagtagagcagagtaccgGTGAACAGAGCAGAGTGGTGAACTGGGACCACATATCCATCTCAGGAATGAAATAAAGATCCAAAGTCCACCAGTGTCCACAAAGTGACACAAGAGTTTCAGTAGCACTGCAGGGGAACACATTGGGTGTACATCTGCAGTGTCTGCAAATCTCTTTACTGCACGCCTCTCTTTAGAACAATGGGTCTACAGTGCCTCACACCTGTGTCCATTCACCACGATGAACCTACTCCGGAAGGCTGCACAGTTGAGACGTGCTCAACAACACGCCTTGCAAAGCCAACAATAGGCCAATTGGGTGAAGGAtcaaggagtgtgtgtgtctgtctgtgtgtgtgtgtacatttagAGGTGTGATTGTGCCTGCATGCATAGGTGCATGCAAACAGCATATTTCGGCAGACTTGCTTTTGTAAGCGTCATGAGTGTGTAGGGGTTGGTTCCATGCATGGGTGCACATATACACTGCGTTGCCTATGTGCATAATAGCCTATGTTCAGTTATAACCATGCAATCATTGGTTCTGATACATCCCCCTGACTCAGTGTCTTATGTGATTCCAGTGATCAAGACAGGAGAGAGCGGGCTGACGGTGTTCAGACTGCTCACTAAGGATAACCGCTGGAGGTGGGTCCAAGCCAACGCCAGACTGGTCTACAAGAACGGCAAGCCTGACTACATTATCGCCACCCAGAGGCCCCTGGTGTAAGTGCAGCTTTAACTTCTCCCCCCCTCCATAACCCAATGATgttttgaatacatttttaacCCTAAACACTTTTCTGAGTGTTAAATGTAACACCAGAGTTGATTTAGCACTGGAGATTTTGCTGTGTCTGTTTGTATGAATGATTTCAATGAGGTGAATGTAATATGTAATCCTAAACAGTCAGAGCTCTTTAGTCCATAGTGTTGGGGACTTTTGTCCATATAGTTGTACATAGTAGTCCCTAGTGTTCTAGTAAGCTATGTCTCATCCTGCTCTTGTTCCCAGTGAGTAAGAGGGAGGACAGTAGATTGGATTTCATCACGTTAATAAAATTCTCGCGACCCCAACTATatgagaaaaaaaatgtaattcacagGAAATATTCACTTTTTTAATGTGGGGCTTTGACAGTCAATCATTTAAATAATTTatcttatctcaccaccactaatgagatgggtgttCTTGATCCATGTCGGAGCATCTCAATGTCAGGGGGCGTGGTCAACAGTGCAATACCGCATCACTcctgtcacatccaacctggatcgatatttggttttaatgcagaTGAGAGCACTGAATCAGCGTACCATGAGTTGTAATGCTCTGAGGGAGACTGCATTGTATTCCCTTTGAGTCAAGAACCAAAACGTCTCCATAGTGACCGGTGAACGCATTGTCTGCAGCATTCGGTCACATGGCAGCTCGTTCAGCCGTTCAATTTCACTTCCTGGCATGTCAACTGACCCAGGATCACACAGATTTCGCTGATTCGTTCACTTATCCGTGTTATTTGTTTGTATTACCCCTGCATGCTTGTGTTCAATTCGTTCCGTTCCCCAAATATGTCTGTTACATAGGCAAGGAGACACGTTTTCTTTTCATTACACAGAAAGTCAGCAAAGTTTGTCATTTAAATCCATTGCGAATGACAACAGTTCCTCTCTCAATTcgaaaaaatctttccaacactccccCTCAATAACCACCAAGCTTCggtgtgaaatagaacattgtcatgctctgatcccataTCCCCAAATAGTTTTGTGAACAGGTGCGCACAATGTAGTTTACAATGTTCTACGCTCAGCTCTTTTGCCGCCAGTTGCTCTCGGTGTATCCAATATAGCTCAGTgggtgttgtcacgccctggtcttgtgattgtctccaccccctccaggtgtcgcttattatccctgatgtatatatccctgtgtttcctgtctctctgggccagctcgtcttgtatgtttttcaagtcaaccagcgtgttttcccgtactcctgcttctattcttTTGCTATTCCTCCCGGtcttgacccttgcctgtcctgtctctgagcccgcctgcctggccactctgcctgcccctgagcctgcccgCCGACCTGTACCTCTGCCTCCCTcaggattaccgacctctgcctgccttgacctgtcttctGCTCGCCTCTGTTGGAACATTAAACATTGTTACatcgacagtctgcatctgggtcttaccttgattcctgatagtacgaactggccatgacagacccagcagacttggaccagctccgccacgctgtctccctgcagggagccaccattgggagGCATGAGGAGCTACTACAAGACCTTTTGGAAGGGCTTCGTTCCCTGACGGAACACCACGGACCAGGGGTTTAAGGCTACTATGGAGCAAATCAGGGAGTTAGCTCATAGGCAGCCTGCCACCTCTGAGAACCCCCAACCACCCAGTAACTTTTTCCCTATTAGTGGTGAGTTTGTACAGCCTACCCCGGCTCcccgagaaccccgcttacctcccccggaGCGCTATGATGGAGATTCCAGAACCTGCCGggcctttctctcccagtgctccctcgttttcgagctgcagccttcttcTTTCCCCTCGGACCGCTCGAAGATAGCGTACATTATTACGCTGATGTCCGAGAGGGCACTCGCCTGGGCCacggcggtgtgggagcaacaatccgccgtctgcctcagtctggaggtatTCATGGCGGAGGTGAGAAAGGTGTTCGAGGTTCcgtgtccgggagagaggctttccggaagttactccagcttcggcaggacaccctcagtgtggcagactatgcggcGGAGTTCCACACGCTAGCAGTGGAGGGTAGCTGGAACCCAGAAGCACTGTTCGACACGTTCCTGCATGGATTATCGGAAGAGGTAAAGGATGAGCTGGAAGCCTGAGAACTACCGACGGATCTCGACTCACTCATcgctttaacttctctgcgctacggatcccttttacgggatcattttcctaaacaaccgctgaattgcagggcgcaaaatattactaaaaatatttataatcatgcaatcacaagtgaaatttaccaaaacacagtttagcttgttgttaatccacctatcgtgtcagattttgaaaatatgctttgccagcgaaagcaatctaagcttttgtgagtgtatcaatcaatgctagaacagctagccccaaattagcatggtcacgaaagttagaaaagcaataaaatgaatcgcttacctttgataatcttcggatgtttgcactcatgagactcccagttacacaacaaatgttctttttgttcgataaatattacttttataacaaaaaaacgccatttgggttgcgcgttatgttcagaaaaccaaagcctcgttccgttcgacgaaaattccaaaaagtatccgtaatggtcgtagaaacatgtcaaatgttttttataatcaatcctcaggttgtttttaacaaacataatctaTAATATTtcgaccgtaacctattcaataagagggaaaaagaaaatggagagctaccctctcgcgcgcaggaactaatcagaggacacctgactagttttgaaaaatctcgctcatttttcaaaataaaagcctgaaactatgtataaagcctggtcacagcctgaggaagccattgggaaaggaatctggttgatacccctttaaatggatgaaagacaggccaggaaacacagataaaaaaatataaaaaatcacttccgggttagattttctcaggttttcgcctgcagaatcagttttgttatactcacagacaatattttgacagttttggaaactttggagtgttttctatcctaatctgtaaattatatgcatattctacgatctggacctgagaaatagtctgtttaccttgggaacgttatttaaaaaataaataaaaaatctgacccctagcgtcaagaggttaaccaTCCGGATCGATGGTCGACTACGGGAACGTAGAAGGGAGAAGAGGTTCGATTGCGGTCCCAATCGCTCACTCGGGGATCCCACCTTGCAGCTGATAAACTCCGTAAGTCCCTGGCTTCTACGTCCCCGAGAGGATCCGAGCTTACCCGAGTCCCTTCAAGGGCCTCAGGAGACTGCCATTTCACCTCTTCCCGAGCCGATGCAGCTCGGCAGGACTAGGCTGCCTTCAGCCGAACGCGCACACAGATTTAACACCCAGAGTTGTCTGTGTTGCGATACTGTCGGTCATTAtgtgtctacctgtcccttcaagagaCCCAGCTCATACGTTGgagtgagtactctggtgggtctTAAAGATAATTGTTCTTCTCCCCTTACTCGCCCCCCTCTCCATGCCACCCTGCTATGGGGCGACCAGTCCAACTCTCTCCAGGTACTCATCGACTCGGGGACTGATGTAAACCCCTCTCCATTCGCATGGGTGTTAGAGGTCTGGACGGgtgctctataggccgggtcacccaccaGACCACCCCCGTCAACCTACGACTGTtggggaaccacagcgagacgaTCCTATTCCTGCTGGTTGAGTCTCCGCAGGTTCCCATGGTATTGGGATTATCTTGGCTCCAGTgacacaatccctccattgacTGGGCTACTGGTGCCATCGTGGGCTGGAGCCTGTACTGCCACACTCATTGCCTAAAGTCAAGTCTGCCTGCCCCGGAACGTCTTCCCGGGGGCTTGGAAATTGCCCCAGACCTCTCCGCCAGCTCcgcagagtaccaggacctccgggaagggttcagtaaggcccgggccacttcgcttctGCAGCACCGACCTGCATCCAAGAAGGTCAAGTCTGGGGCACTGGCACGTCGCTATAGGGCCGCTGCTACACCCTCGGAAGCCGAgacctgtcccccccccccccccgctccaagatcattagcccctctgctgtacgTCCTCTGTTGCCCTGTACCCTCAGTATTTTTCCTACCTTTTCTGTGTCTAGAGTCAAAACCATGTCTGACTGCCCCTTGTCTTCTGTTTCTAGGCCCATCCCTCCCCCCTGTGTCATCGATGGCCAGCCAGCGTACACGGTGAGACGCCTCCTGAGGGTTCAACCAcagggcaggggtttccagtacctggttgattgagagggttatggcccggaggagaggtgctgggttcccgcTAAAGACATCTTGGACCCGGCCCTCATCGCCGACTTTCGCCGCCGGcaccccagtcaaccaggtatccGCCCAGGTGGAACGCCAGGTGGCGTCCCTagagggggggggtactgtcacgccctgatctgtttcacctgtcttgtgattgtctccatcccctccaggtgttgcttattatccctggtgtatatatccctgtgtttcctgtctctctgggccagCTCATCTTGTAtgtttttcaagtcaaccagcgtgttttcccgtactcctgcttctattctcttttgctattCCTCCCGGtcttgacccttgcctgtcctgtctctgagcctgcctgcctgaccactctgcctgcccccgACCCTGAGCCTGCCCGCCGACCTGTACCTCTGCCTCCCTCTGGATTacctgacctctgcctgccttgacctgtcttctGCTTGCCTCTGTTGGAAaattaaacattgttacttcgacagtctgcatctgggtcttaccttgattcctgataggtGTATCATACAATGCGTCCATTTGGCAGAGGAAGACACATTCATAACTAAAGTGCAGAGGCCTGCCCACCGTCCCGTATGATAGATGGAGCcccatctgtgcaaaagcccaccattcgatcccatggaatctgtttttcagCACATTGAACGTCCCCTGTGCCATATCATGCTTGGGAATCATGAGACAACAATATGTCCTCATGAATAGCATCCCCCCGGCAGCGAACCAAAGTCAATGCATGGGCATCTCGGCCCGCACAGCTAACATCTATTTGGAGAGCATAAGGTGGGGTGTTTTTGAGTCGTTCAGTCGGTTTCCTCTTGATTGCTAGGTATAGCATTAATtcttagtttcacagtgttatctgacaaaggtattgatgtgagtttctgtgcctctgtctccccacacattgttttcCCCATATCAATTACGGCCGGTAATATCAGTCtctgcaatagtgtgtggtttcatagcgtagCGGCTTAGCCATTCACCGTGGAAATGATTCAAGTGCAACCGCCAAGAGCGGCCTTTTCCCACGATCTAAGGGCGCTCTGTCGCTGAGTTTTAACTTTTCGATTTTAATAATTTTAATTTCGATTTTTAAAgttaaccacattacaatgattttgagagaCAAAGGATTTTGGAAATTCTCCCACGACCCCATTTTCATATAAGTCGACCCGACATGGGTCacgacccctagtttgggaaccgcTGCTGCACACTGTTAAAATGAAGCTGCCACCAACTTTAAGGACACAAAACCTTAACTTTGCTGGAGTTTAATCCTAAACAGTAAGAGTGTGTTCTGATTGGTTTTCTCCATCCTCTCGTAcccagggaggaggagggaggagagcacCTGAGGAAGCGTTCCATGCACCTCCCCTTCACCTTCGCCACGGGCGAGGCGCTTCTCTACCAGAGTAGCTACCCCATCCATGGCCTCACCGACTCACTCCAGACTAAAGGCAAGACCAAGTCCAAGAAGGGCAAGCTGGACAAGAACTCGTCGAAGGATCACGGTGGACTGGACCCGAGCTCCCTGCTTGGGGCACTGATGAGGCAGGATGAGTCCGTATACGTGTGCCAACCAGCCGTCGAGCCCAAGATGTCCTTCCACAGTAGTCTGTTTAGTGAGCGAGGTGAGGGGGAAGGGCAGAGCAGTGGAGGCTATAGCGGTGGGGGTGTGGGAAAGAGCTGGAGCTCCTTGCCCAACGCGGTCACCACCTCCACTGGCCCCAACGGGGAGCCTCCATCCAGCTTCGACCCACTGCTCACCACCCTGGACTCACTATCTCTGGAGGGGGACGAGACATGCTCTAACAGGTGATTGTATATTTGTATgtatagtatattatatataAGTCTTTTCCAATTGAATTGAGTGTAAAGTCCCTTTGGACTGCCCAATGTACAGCCAGTCTTGCCCAAGCTTTCCATTCTTTTTCCCTTCTGTATTTAATTccaatatttttttatgtatgCATTGTTGTACTCCCATGGCTGAGGAAAGTCTATATGTATTttgaatttgtcaaataaaataaatgtctTCATATCAGCGAGCTGTTCTCTGCTCTGGAGAACCTGGGTCTGAACGCAGAGGATCTGGAGCTACTGCTGCTGGATGAGAGGATGATCAGAGTGGAGATGGATCCAGACTACATTCCCTCGCTCAACGACCTGCTCACCAACAACGAGATCCTGTCCTACATCCACGACTCGCTGGAGAACAAGACCGAGGAGGACCAGAGTCGGGACAGTCACGTGTCCATACCACCACCCTCAACCACAACCCATCCCCCTGACCCTATCCTTAATTCCACCCTTATCCCGAACCCTTATAACCAAGCCACCCCCACGTTACCCCCTCACAGACTACCAAAGCAGCCACCCATAGTGCAGCTCTCCCAGCAGATGCAGATGCACCTCAACTTAGTAAAGCCCGTTCTGGCAAAATACCCCTGGCCCCCGACACAAACGGACGTCCCCACGCCAAGCCAGccagacacactgcagcacaCAAACTCACTAACTGTGGTCCATAATGGTCACTGGCTTCCCCAGCAGCAGCATATGCATGCGGGGCTGGACGACCACTGCCACAGCATTCACCCCCTGGTCAACGGTAAGACATCCCAGCTAGGGCCTCAAGGGGCCGGGCAGCTCAAAAACCACCAGCACCAGAACATCATCCATCTTCAGAGCCAGTGGCAGCAGCAGAACCAGCACCTACAGGTCCAGCTTCAGTCTCAGTGCCATTTCAGACAGCAGAAggctagtagcagcagcagtgccACTCTCAACGGCGTGCACCCTGATCCCGATTGGCAGAGGTACGGCTACAACGACCAGTTGGGACTGACAGCTAATGGAGCTAACGGAGCCTGCACCGTCTCCTACACCAACGGGCGCGCGGACACCCTCTCACATGCTACAGGAGGTGAGGTCACCCGCACGGATTACGGTATGGGTGCTTCCACTACCGTGGGCATGGTCATGAACTGGGGTACGGTAGGGGGCACAGGTCACTACCAGGGACAAGGAGGGGTGACTGCTAACCCCTCAGACCATCTGGAGCATCACAAACAACATTATCCACAGGTCCCATCCACCTACTTAGATGACATCCTGGGGCTATCACAGCCTCAACACACCACGCCTTCTCTGGGCGCCTACGGCATTTTGAATAGCCCCGCTTCCCAAGATGCCACTCACTGCAAGGTAAGAGTCAAAGAATAAAGCAAGATGCTCGTAGATGGATAATAAACCTAATGTATTTTTCTTGTGTAGTATTTGGTGAATTTCTGTGACTGTATGCTTGTGGGGACTGTCTTGTTAATGGTCATTGACATCCCAGCATTAGGAGCGCTATGTCGATGTCATAGCATGGGAGGCCCAGCCTCGGGCTTGTTTTGGCTGCTGCTTTACAGTTCAATGTAAGAGAAATTGATGTGAACAGACATGTAATGTAAACAGATGAGTGGAGAGCGAGGCTCACGGCGGTGGAGACTCTATTAATGGAGAGGAAAGTAGGTCTCCCACGGAGTGGCGTTGATCTTTGAGGATTGCACCACAGTCAAGTCGACTGTTGAAGTGATTCTGTCAACTTAAGCATCGACTGCAGTAGGAATACCCTCTCCTACCAGGGTTGGTTCCTTGCAGGTAGCACAACATAGCCTTGACCTAAATGCCTGGTCTGATCCTACCGCAAAGTGATTGTGAAGAAAGCAGCGCTGGTCTGTAGGACCACTTTACAATCTGTTCAACGCTGATCATGTAAGCATGACTTCAGATCAGGACACTGACTGGAAGGGAATTAGTGTAGGCGTTGGAGAGAACCGTAGGCTATTCCACTTCCATGACTGCTGCTTAGGGTGTCGCAGTATAGTTACAGTATATGTTGTGTTCAGTGATGTAGGGATCCAGCTCAGTTGAGTATTGAATGAGGTTGCTTTAAGAGTGTATCGCGCGCGCGCGGATGTCTGTGTGTCACACAAGTTTGTACCCGTGGCTAACATGTTGATCTGAAGTAAAGACGTTCAGTTTTATTGCACAACAAGCCTCCGTATATTTGGCGACGAAGATGAGATTAGGAC
The window above is part of the Salvelinus namaycush isolate Seneca chromosome 7, SaNama_1.0, whole genome shotgun sequence genome. Proteins encoded here:
- the ahr1b gene encoding aryl hydrocarbon receptor 1b; its protein translation is MYAGRKRRKPVQRGIEVKDQKEKQTAPSEGTKSNPSKRHRDRLNSELDRLASLLPFPEEVTSSLDKLSILRLSVSYLRTKNFFSVALKTHACKGLKANGGNHDNSKTTGLVDGWMPEGELLLQALNGFVLVITAEGIIFYSSHTIQDYLGFHQTDVMHQSVFDLIHTEDQQEFRRNLHWALDPPAAPQQAESPPDGKPVPSSSLVTYNPDQLPPENSSFLERNFVCRFRCLLDNSSGFLALTLQGRLKFLHGQNCHLDDGCNVPPQLALFAIATPLQPPSILEIRTKNMIFRTKHKLDFTPMACDAKGKIVLGYTEAELRVRGSGYQFIHAADMLYCAENHVRMIKTGESGLTVFRLLTKDNRWRWVQANARLVYKNGKPDYIIATQRPLVEEEGGEHLRKRSMHLPFTFATGEALLYQSSYPIHGLTDSLQTKGKTKSKKGKLDKNSSKDHGGLDPSSLLGALMRQDESVYVCQPAVEPKMSFHSSLFSERGEGEGQSSGGYSGGGVGKSWSSLPNAVTTSTGPNGEPPSSFDPLLTTLDSLSLEGDETCSNSELFSALENLGLNAEDLELLLLDERMIRVEMDPDYIPSLNDLLTNNEILSYIHDSLENKTEEDQSRDSHVSIPPPSTTTHPPDPILNSTLIPNPYNQATPTLPPHRLPKQPPIVQLSQQMQMHLNLVKPVLAKYPWPPTQTDVPTPSQPDTLQHTNSLTVVHNGHWLPQQQHMHAGLDDHCHSIHPLVNGKTSQLGPQGAGQLKNHQHQNIIHLQSQWQQQNQHLQVQLQSQCHFRQQKASSSSSATLNGVHPDPDWQRYGYNDQLGLTANGANGACTVSYTNGRADTLSHATGGEVTRTDYGMGASTTVGMVMNWGTVGGTGHYQGQGGVTANPSDHLEHHKQHYPQVPSTYLDDILGLSQPQHTTPSLGAYGILNSPASQDATHCKMESGCILNNTNVAYTGSCLLPNVNGQTASDSLHPQPDALQTLPTLPDPQTTGFYL